The Micromonas commoda chromosome 6, complete sequence genome includes the window CGTGGAgacggtcgcgtcgtccgccgtgCGATCGTCGCACAAGGTTTCGGCGTCCCTCATCGTCTGCCTCGCCGAGTCCGGCAGCACCGCGCGTCTAATCGCCAAGTACCGCCCCGCGTGCCGCATCGTCTGCCTCTGCATCCCCtaccgcgacgggcgcgcgcacGACCCGGAGTCCGTCGCCAGGAGGCTCAAGGCTAACCGCGGCGTCATCACGTTCGTGTCCAAGGAGCTCCTGCCGACGCCGGGTGAAAACCTCGCGCTctgcgtcgagctcgcgaagcaGGCGGGCCTCTGCCAGGTTGGCGAGCGAGTCGTGGGCGTTCACGACGTGGACCTGTCGCCGGTGATGAAGATCATGACCGTGGAGTGAGTGAGTGAGTGACGAGCGAGACGGACGGTCGTCGCCTTTGCTTTTGCCGAGTTGCCTTAATACTGTATCATCAATTTCAGCCGAGAAACTATTACGACGAGAACGctctcgcgacgacgacgcgtctcAGTCGAACGCGTAGTCCATCAGGGACTGAAAGTCCCTGACGTGCTTCAACTTCCCAGTCTCGTCCTCCGGAAGAAAAcgttcctcctccccgtctgACCCGGCGTGTTTGTGCCACGTCATctcgggcaccggcgccggcggctcgtCTTCCCCGAATTTGTCCGACAAACCCAACTCTGTCCGAAGCCTGtcccgcagcgccgcgcgttctcGCTCCCAAGCCTCCCGGTCCcactccgacggcgacggatcaTCCACCGCGTTATGAGCGTTATGAGCGTTACGAGCCCAACGCGGCGACAGGCCGGGCgagtcctccgcgtccgagtcggcgtcgaacgcgtttGCCAAGGCGGTTGCAAACGGGCGGTGGTCCAACCGTTCCGCGTTGAGCCTGTCCAGTCCCTTCAGCATCCCCTCCACGGTGAGCGCCGGCtggccgtcgcgctcgccctcgcctgTTTCGCCGTCCGCGGAAATCTCgaacggccgcggcggtttcgTGAGACTGTCGtggagccgcgccgcggtggccttgACGCGTTCCTCCATGTCCCGTATGAGCTCGCGGGTCTCTCGTATGGCGTTGGGTACTTGTCCGGCCCACTCCGGTAAACTCTCCAGTAAACtctccgacgtcgccggttcGTCCCCCTCGCCTGTTTCGTCCCCACCTTTCGCCTGTTCCGTCTCGACACGCGACTCCTTCTCGGAAGCCGCGTTGAGGACGTGCGCGAGGTCCCGCACCAGCTTCGTCTTTGTGgggtcgtcgcgagcgtgtcgcgcgatgagctcggcgcacccgcgcaTAGTCTCCCTCAGCTCCGCGATCTTGGCGTCaatcgcctcgtcgccggggctGGCGTCCGtacgctcgagctcgagcggcgtACGGTCGGTCGTTGCCCCATCGGTAGCGCGAGTGTGCTCCTTCCCTATCGAATCATCCTCGGCCGGTTTCAACGCGTTCGGGGTGGCGgggtcgcgagcgtcgacccACGCCGGATTCGAACCCTCGACCTCCGGGTCCCTCACCTCgaggtccgcctcggcgagcgcctcgaggaccAGCGCGGTCCTGTGCGCGGAGACGtcgggcggcagcggcggcctGGCGCCCCGGCTCGGACTCCTCGGACTAATCGGACTcctctgctgctgctgctcttgttggtggtggtggtgttGCTGCTGCTTCTGCTCTCCCTCCCCTtttttcttcgccgccgctctctccgcctcctccgcctccagctGCGTCAggagctcgtccacctcccTCGGGTCGTAGTCAAACTCGGGAAGCGGGGGCGTTCCCGGCGGGAACTTCGGCAGCCGCGccgtcacctccgcctcAATCTCAGCCTTAGTTTGGGGCGTCATCGGACCCGGAGTCAACGGACCGAGCGCCTTAaactccgccaccgccttctCCAACCGCGCGATagacgcgtccgcgtcggccctGCTGAACGACGCTCTGGATTCTCCGGCCGTTTCTCCGGCCGTTTCTCTggccgccccgtcgcccgaaCGAGTTCCCCCGATGCCCAACTTTTCAAACtctcgctcccgcgccgccgccgccttcttgagcgccgcgatcttCTCGTCCACGTTCGTTCCCcccggcggcttccgcgtCCCCATTCGCGCTTCCGCGTCCCCCATCagtcgctcgaggcgcacgcgtcgcacattcgcctcctcgcgcgccgccgcgatggccgcgagcttcgcctcgacgtccatcGACCACGCGggatcgtcctcgtcgtaccACACCgggtcgccgtcctcgtcctcgtcctcgccgccctcgtcccgGCCGCCCCCTTTCCCTTCGGCACCCccttcggcacccccctTCTTCTGTCGTGCGATTGACGCCGATGCCGACGTCAACTCGATGatctcgtcggcggcttTGTCGGTTTCCGCGAGGCCGATGTCGCGCATGACTCGCCTGGTGCGCTCATGCGTCAGTCGGAACGCGTCAGGGGAcgcaacggcggcgtccatgagGGACTTGTTGGCCGCCGCCATGTCCGCGAGGAcggcacgcgccgcgcgcgccgcacgatcggcctcggcggcgggcgagctcttcttcttcttcccggGTGTGGAGtttggcgacgatgacgatgggTTTGGATTCTTACGCCGCTCCGGCGCCTCACCGCGCATGGGGCTCAGGGCCTTGTCGGTGAGCGCGAACCCCAGGCGCGCGTGTAGCTCCTCGGTCTGGCGATACTCGCGGAACGCGcgaacctcctcctcggtgagctccacgtcgtcgtcgtcatcgtcgtcgtcgtcgtcctcctcctcctcctcgcggcgcgcgagcaccGACCCGAGCCAGCCCTCGTGGGGCCCCGCCGAGATatcgcccggcggcgacgacggcggcggtttccgaggcggcgcgcggcgcccggcggcgacggcgagggagtcgaggccgcggagggcgtccTCGTGCTCGGCCGGggctccgcgcgcgttcgcgaaagtcgccggggcggactTTCTCGCGGCCGGGCGGAGTTCGCGgttgagctcgccgcccgcgcggctcagGCGGGAGTacgccgccctggcctcggcgacgcgagcggcgtgggcggcggcatcctcctcgcgcagccgcccgggcgacctcggcggcgaccgcatGGCGCGACGGTGTTTGAATGTACCTTGATTCGATCTCATCCAAACTCGCTCGCGGTCCAACAGACAGGAAAGCACACTGGTATCGGAAAGGTCCGGGACCACTTCGTCTCCCGttcggcgatggcgcgcctTCCCTcggatggcgcgcgcgcgggggacatGGACGTggagctcgtggacgtctccctcgccgaggccgaggtgaCGGACGGGGCCGGGGTGAagcggggaggaggcgggttcgcgcgggcACGaatgggcgacgacgccgtaTCGGAGGAttccgacggcgaggacgaggagcggGGGTTGctgcggggcgacgcgggcgacgcgtccacgtccgctCCGCACCGCAGCGATCCGCGGCCACCACCGACCGGCTGGCGCGGGTACGTCGCGAGGGTTCCCAAGGGCGAGGCCGtcatgctcgccgcgacctTCACGTTCGCCTTTCAAAACGTCGTAGCCAAGACGGTCGAAAAGGGGGTGCCGCCGATGCAGGTCGTCTTCGTCAGGTCGTGCATCAGCGGCTGCGTGACCGCGTTCACGACgtggagacgcgcggcggagtgcAACGCCATCGTccgcgaggcggacgcggagaccACGGGCGGGGAaacgcgagcgtcggcgtcgtccggcgaAGACCTCCGCGATTCACGATTCACGATCGAGACCCTCCTGGGCCATCGGCGGTTCTGGCGCCTGTGCCTCCtgcgaggcgtcgcgggaAGCATCGCGTTCTCGCTCGCGTACGTCTCGCTCACCTACCTCACCGTGGGGGACAGCGTGGCGATATTCTTCCTGAATCCCATCTTCAGCTCGCTCATGGCCATACCGGCGCTCGGGGAGAAGCCGAGTGCCGTTCAagccgtcgccatcggcggcgggctcgtcggcACCCTGCTCATCGTCAAGCCCCCGGCGCTGTTCCACGCCCTGGGAGCGCCCTTGAACGACGatgatcgacgccgcgatcgaccgATGGATCCGGTGGGGGTGGCGGTGACGTTATTTTCCGCGTTTTtctgcgcggtggcgatggtTTCGATCCGAGCGGTGAGGGGTCGggtcagcgcgctcgccctcgcggtgtgGTTTCACggctgctccgcggcgctgggtTTCGTCAGCGTCACGAGCGCGTGGCCGCTGCCGCCCGTCTGGCCCACCGCCCACGAGTGGGGTCTGCTGATTCTCATATCGCTGACGTCGTTCGTGGGTCAGCTCTCGCTCAACTACGGGTACTCGCACTTGCCGACGCTGACGGCGTCTGCGCTCTATTACCTCATGGTGGCGTGGTCGGCGTTGTTGGGGTGGGCGATGATGGGAGAACGGGTGGACGCGTACGGGGCGCTCGGGGCGGTGGCGATATGCGTCGGggggctcgcgcccggcgtgcacaaggcgcgcgtcgagcgggcggcgagggcgaagcgGGCGATGAACGGAGCCGACGGCGGGTGACGTTCCTTACGTTTATTTCTTTAGTCTAGTTAGGGGAGTTACGTTTAGTTGAAGCGTTTTGGTCCAACGTTCACGAACGACGTTAGCGCCGTCGGTTGACGCCACGACGGGTGAcgctcgctcgcgtgcgtcAGAAGTAGAGCGGGTTTCCCCCCTCCCCCTCTCCCTTTTCCTGCTCGAGTTCCGCCTTCGTCATCCTCGACTCCTCGACGAAAAAAGCACTCGCGaaccgccccccgcgctcgtacCTCCTCGCGGCTACCCTCCTGGGCTCGCTGCCGCCCCCCTCCGTTAAAGCCAGGTCGTGCCAGTCCTCGTCCAGACCCCCGGGCCCCGCGTACACGCCAACCTCGACGAGTAACTCGTCTCGCCCCACGCTCTCCACCAGACACCACATTCGCATCGGGAGCAGCACCAGCGGGGACTTACCGCCGACGAGGTACTCGTACGCCGACGAGAACGGCCCCTTTGCACTCACCGCCCACGtggggacgacgatgagACCCTGAGGCGGGGGCCGGTTCCGCCTTCGTTCCTTCCGTTCCGCCTCCAGCTCAGCCGCCGATTTGACCACCGTCGGAGTCACGAGCTCGCGAGAGTCTTCCCCTCCTCCCTTCTCCTCCCCGACCTTCTCTCCGCCCTTGCCCTTCTTcacgcgaccgcgcccggcgcggcccTTGCCCGAGcccacgcggacgcgcaTCCGTTCATcgtccgacgtcgacgtgtcATCCGACGATTGGCCGTCGAACCcgtccgacgtcgacgtgtcATCCGACGATTGGCTACTAAGTCGCGaaggctcgtcgtcgaagctcaggtcgaacgcctcgtcgtccaacAGCGACTCGCACGTCAGAAACGTGGCGCCCTGGACCGCGCGCCACTCCCCGGTGGcgatgtcgtcctcgccgagccgcggcgagtgttcgggggcgcgcggatTCGAACCGAGGACCGTCCCGTTGGCATCCGTTCGAGCCTCGGAGACGAGCTCCACCTTGGCCAGTCGCCAGTCGCGTTTCTCCCCGGGCTTGGCCTCCACGGTGACCTCCACGCGGATCCTTCGCGCGGGTTTAGGGTCGGgctcgcggtcgcctcctTTCATGTCGTCTTTCTTGTCGAGCGTGAGCTTGATGGGTCCGTTCGAGCTCGTTTCGTCGGCGGGCCGCGTTCGCTGCGAGAATCCAAACTGAAACTTGACGCGTGACCCGTGTTCGCACGGCGGCAGCACGAGAGGTCCGTGCGCGTAGTCCCCGTCCACGACGCACATCTTGCCCATCTGCGCGCCCGCCATCAGGcgatcgtccccgcccctcgtcaccgcgacgtcctccttcCCGAACTCGCATCCAGCCTCGGGCCACAGGTACCTCGTCGTGGTTGAGAAGgagtccaccgcgtcgatgcccccgtcgccgtcgtacgCCGTGGTGGCGCGCGTGCTCCACTGGTTCACGCCCACGCCGTATTCTTTGAAACTACTCGGCACGTACTCGTCCGGCAAGGGGACGATGTCGCCCGTCgggccgagggcgacggcgtgcccgGTCCACTCCCCCGTGACGTTCTTGCGGAAATCCTCCCagacgtcggcgggcggcCACTCCTTGTTTggggggacgacgcgcgcgcgcgttcgaggggcgcggggccccgcgcgccgcggacgcgatgacgggaacgcgcgcggcggtgccgcgggcgcgacgcgacgcgcggacgcgggcgctggTCCGGACATGTCGGTCCCGGCGACCCGTGACGTGGGAAGtgcgacgaccgccgccgattCGGTCGTTGGGTTTCTCACGTCACACGCAGCTAGCAGCTGTGGGTGGGCACCCCCTTCCAAAAATGACGCGACAGACCGTTgaggcgcggaggaggaggaggaggtggcggcgatcatgacggacgaccgcggcggcgcgctcggcccgTCCCTCGGAGCGTTCCACGCGTGCTACCTCGTCGGCAGCCTCGACCCGGCGAGGAAGGGCCGGTCCTACGTCGGCTTTACCGTCAACCCCGAGCGGCGCATCAGGCAGCACAAcggcgtgctcgccgccggggcgagGTACACGCGCAGGCTCCGGCCGTGCGAGATGGTCCTCCTCGTGCACGGGTTCCCGTCGAAGGTCCAGGCGCTGCAGTTCGAGTGGGCGTGGCAGAAGCCCGCGCTGAGTCGCGCGGTGAGGGAGGCGGCTGCGCGGCTCAAGGTGAGCGACAGATCGTCCTCGTTGGTGAACAAGACGAGGCTGGTCATGGCGATGCTGCACGTCTCTCCGTGGAATAACCTACCGTTGCGCGTGCACTTTCTCAATCCGGAGTACGCGAAGCTCGCCAAGGACAAGtgcgacgccccgccggaGCACGTGGAGGTTGCCGTCGGGGACatggacgcgctcaagcgATCGGTGGGCGGGTCCTTCAACGACGGGAAAGATCTCGACGATTCAGACGACGAttcagacgacgacgaagacaGCCGCGTCGTCACCATCGACGGGGATTCCATCTCCGAGATGCCGTCCATCTCGGGCGCGTTCGCATCGCGAAGGAggtgcgccgcgtgcggcggggaaggggttcgcggcgcaggggcgcgggtcgcgtGTCCGCGGTGCGATTGCGTCGCGCACCCTCGTTGCATGGCGTCGCATTTtttcgccagctgtgcgcagTCATCAGAGAAGTCGGGGcccgggacgccgcggcgacccacCCGGACGCTGATACCGCGAGGAGGGCCGTGCCCGGCGTGTGGGGCTTCGCTGTCTTGGGGCGCGGTCGTGGCCGCCGGGAGAAGGACACGGACACGACCGGCGCCGAACCGAAAAGAGGACAACACAGCTGGCACAGCTGGCATAATAAatggcacagctggcgcgaaaccgccgccgccccttcccgtggacgtcgacgcggcgtgtACTCGACGGGCGGAGGCACgggccgcgcacgccgcgagggtcgcggcgtgggcggacgCCAGCCTGGACGCCAGCCTGGACGAAGACACAGCtgtgaacgacgacgacgacacagctgtggacgactcggacgtcgaggaggcgtacgcggcgccgttggcggAGAGGCTGGAGGCGAAATGGATGCGAAACGGCACGGGGCCCCGGAACGTCATCAAGATATCGGTGAGCCCGTAGACGAGGAGAATGGGCGACCGCGCTTAGGAATGACTTTCGCTTGCGCACGCCTAATAGTACTGGTAGGAACGTAACGGACTTTAACGCTCACGACAGGAACTCcaatcgcggaggaggtttCGGGTCCATGGTGTCGAACATCGCGACCacctcagccgcggcgaaccgCAGGTtcttccccgcgcgctcAGCCCGATCGATTCGCTTCAGCTTGACGTACTGCTTCCTGTAGGGATTCGTCTCCCACGGGTCCGACAGGCGCCAGAGCAGGTTTCGAACTCGTTTCAAAACCCGCTTGGAACGGCTCGCCTCGCAGATTTTCTCAGCCCACATGacctcgcccacgccgcgtcTCGCGACCCGTTGACCGTTGTCGTACTGATCGAACGCGGACGGGCAAACGAgctgcggcgtcgcgtgcgtcaccgcggccgcgacggtcccgacgccgccgccgtgcacgaTGGCGGTGCACTCGGGTAACAGCGCGTCCAGGTCGGCGTACGCGCAGTGGAACACGCCttcgatcgcgccgtcgacgactcCTGTAATAATAAATAAAACACGTCGTCAATCCAATTGCCCATACAAGGTACGAAAATAAAAGAAACTCACCGACGGGGAGCGTTTCCGGGTGGGACGTAAGCaacaccgcgcgcgttcgcttCGTCTCGTCCACGATGACGCGAAACTTGGCCGGCAGGTCGCGGTCCCTGTACGACTTGTTCatccgcgcgacgatcgccaccgccgccgcgaagaaatCGGGCGCGTGGCGGGGGTTACCGGTGCCGCAGAAAAAGACGATCGTCCGCGCGTACTTGGGCGCCGTCTCCTGAAGCCACCGCGTCAGCGCGTCCGGAatggacggcgccgtcggtggtTCAGGGTTTGATTCGCGCGGGTTTGGTGGTTCGAGGGGCCAGCCCACCTGCGATAGCCCCGACGGCCACGTCTCCGGTTGCGGAGGAGCGAACCACTCCGGGACGAAGAGAAGACTTCGCTCGCATAGGAAATAATTCCTGTAGACGCCGTTCGGGCAGAGCTGTAAACGCAGCGCGCGCCTGTGCACGTCGAGCCTGGGaaggaacgcggcgtccacgacggtGTTATCGACGCAGTCGACGCAGCGCGTGACGCACGAAGGGAGCCATGATGAATGTTCGCGCAGTTTCCTGAAGAGGGAGAAGGGCGGTTGCTTGACGTCCGGGGACCTGAGCAGCGACGGGGAGAGAAGGGCGGTGACGCATCGCACGaacggcgccctcgggccgaggcggccggccttggcgaggtcctcgaTCGTCTTCACGCCCAGGTCCTGGGATCGCGTCCGGGAGGGAGGGCGCGTCGTGGCTCAGTCTACGATCTCGGGTGGACAAAGTGAGGCGACTGGCGCGAGATAAAAACGCTGAAATAACGCACCAGAGGGTGGCCCACCACGACGACTGACTCGTACTGGTTCCCGTCGAAGAGCGCCCGCATGGCGCGGACGTGCGTGCCCAGCTGCCTCATCCACCAGTCCACGACGGACCCGTTCCCGTAGTGCCTGCGACCCTTCGAGTCCGCCAGGCGCGCCTCGTACTCTGCGCGTCACCCGTCGGGTGAAAgtcgaggcccgcggcgagttcggcgAAGTGCGGGTTGGCCATGAAGACGACCGACGTCGGTcgtacgtcgtcgtcgtcgttggtTGCCTTCGTCGCGGTCTgaatcgcgcgcgcgaggcgggccaggggcgcgacgtcgccccggcTGCCGTAGCAGGCGGTCACGATCACCAGACGTGCGGTGGAcatgtcgcgcgcgcgagagaaGTGCCGGCGCGAAAGGGGAGCCGGGGAGGCGAAAGGCTCGAACATTTTACAAGCACCTTCGGACCTTCTACTACACTAGTCTAGTCTACGAAGGTAAAAGTGACCTTCGAGGCGCCTTCGCACGTTTCAGCTCCGGCGGCTACGCGACTAATAAGACCGGTCAAAACTCGATACCcaccgccccgtccccgtccccgtccccgtccccgtccccgtccccgtccccgtccctcgccgccgcctctctcgccgccgccctgcgccgcctcaCCTCATCCGGGTCATCGCCGATGACGCCCCGTTTACTCGTGCGCATTTTCCGCTCTCCCACGACGTACTTCTCCCCttccctcgcgcgttcgcggtaTCCCGCCCACAGCGCGAAGTGGTgcatgacgagcgcggacgcgacggcgacgttgaGCGACGCCGTGCCGACTCCGTGCTGTCTGATGTACACGAACCCGTCGCAGATGGCTTTTTGCTGTTTGGTCAATCCGTCGCCCTCGTTgccggcgatgaacgcggtGTTTTGCGCGAATGGGTGCGTCTCGAtgggcaccgcgccgtcgcatATCTCGACGCCCAATATCTTGGTCACGCCCATACGCTCCATGAGCCCGACCCTGGCGTCCGATAGGGTCGGGTAGTGGACGAAATCCACGTGGTTCGACGATCCCTTGCACCCGAAGGTGTTGTACGATTTGGcgccgatgaggacgacggacctgacgccgaacgcggtggcgcatCTCGCGATCGTGCCGACGTTGTGCTTCTTGGCGATGTTGTGGACCAGAAAGTAGCACTTGGGTGCGCCCGACGACTGGCCGGTCCACTCGTcgcacgcctcgccgccgtcaggggcgcgcgcggtgccgtcgtcgtcgccatcggtcggcggggcggcggcggcgcgcgcgccctccgcgacgtccccctcgccgcgggttccGTCCGGCGATGCCGGCGGGTCCATGCCGCGTCGTTCGGATCGCGCGATACGTTCGCGTGCGATGCGCCTGGTccacgcgacgtcgcccccgcgcgcagcCCCGGtgtgtcgcgcgcgggtcgcccgcGTGACACGAATCTCGGACAGGACGGCGGAACCGCGTCTGCGTTGTTAAAAGTTATCCCATCCGAGTCAGCTGGAGTCAGACGtctccgcgcggtgcgggtgtgtccggcgccgggggttTCGTCGTTCGGTGCGCGCCAtgaggcgcgcgggagcgaacgcggtcgcgcggctggcgtcgagcgcgctccgcggcggccgacgggtcggcgtcgcgccggaggagggcATACGCAGCAATTGCGCGTCCCAGTCGCCGagaacgcccgcgccgtccgggGAGCCCGCGCGGTGCAGGATGCCCCGCTgggagcgggcggcgcgcggggatcgtccacgcgcgggttcgacgtcacgcgccctcgcgcatcgggcggacgagcgcgcgcgggatggCGGAGCATCcggaggctggcgcgggcTCAGGGAATTCGCATcatccgtcgcgagcggcgcgtcgggcgacggaggagggggcgcgacgtcgccgagctccgaggacgacgcgagcggcgcggagaCCGCGCCGATGatcaccgccg containing:
- a CDS encoding predicted protein, with amino-acid sequence MTDDRGGALGPSLGAFHACYLVGSLDPARKGRSYVGFTVNPERRIRQHNGVLAAGARYTRRLRPCEMVLLVHGFPSKVQALQFEWAWQKPALSRAVREAAARLKVSDRSSSLVNKTRLVMAMLHVSPWNNLPLRVHFLNPEYAKLAKDKCDAPPEHVEVAVGDMDALKRSVGGSFNDGKDLDDSDDDSDDDEDSRVVTIDGDSISEMPSISGAFASRRRCAACGGEGVRGAGARVACPRCDCVAHPRCMASHFFASCAQSSEKSGPGTPRRPTRTLIPRGGPCPACGASLSWGAVVAAGRRTRTRPAPNRKEDNTAGTAGIINGTAGAKPPPPLPVDVDAACTRRAEARAAHAARVAAWADASLDASLDEDTAVNDDDDTAVDDSDVEEAYAAPLAERLEAKWMRNGTGPRNVIKISVSP
- a CDS encoding predicted protein, translating into MRSPPRSPGRLREEDAAAHAARVAEARAAYSRLSRAGGELNRELRPAARKSAPATFANARGAPAEHEDALRGLDSLAVAAGRRAPPRKPPPSSPPGDISAGPHEGWLGSVLARREEEEEDDDDDDDDDDVELTEEEVRAFREYRQTEELHARLGFALTDKALSPMRGEAPERRKNPNPSSSSPNSTPGKKKKSSPAAEADRAARAARAVLADMAAANKSLMDAAVASPDAFRLTHERTRRVMRDIGLAETDKAADEIIELTSASASIARQKKGGAEGGAEGKGGGRDEGGEDEDEDGDPVWYDEDDPAWSMDVEAKLAAIAAAREEANVRRVRLERLMGDAEARMGTRKPPGGTNVDEKIAALKKAAAAREREFEKLGIGGTRSGDGAARETAGETAGESRASFSRADADASIARLEKAVAEFKALGPLTPGPMTPQTKAEIEAEVTARLPKFPPGTPPLPEFDYDPREVDELLTQLEAEEAERAAAKKKGEGEQKQQQHHHHQQEQQQQRSPISPRSPSRGARPPLPPDVSAHRTALVLEALAEADLEVRDPEVEGSNPAWVDARDPATPNALKPAEDDSIGKEHTRATDGATTDRTPLELERTDASPGDEAIDAKIAELRETMRGCAELIARHARDDPTKTKLVRDLAHVLNAASEKESRVETEQAKGGDETGEGDEPATSESLLESLPEWAGQVPNAIRETRELIRDMEERVKATAARLHDSLTKPPRPFEISADGETGEGERDGQPALTVEGMLKGLDRLNAERLDHRPFATALANAFDADSDAEDSPGLSPRWARNAHNAHNAVDDPSPSEWDREAWERERAALRDRLRTELGLSDKFGEDEPPAPVPEMTWHKHAGSDGEEERFLPEDETGKLKHVRDFQSLMDYAFD
- a CDS encoding Drug/Metabolite transporter superfamily (drug/metabolite), with the protein product MARLPSDGARAGDMDVELVDVSLAEAEVTDGAGVKRGGGGFARARMGDDAVSEDSDGEDEERGLLRGDAGDASTSAPHRSDPRPPPTGWRGYVARVPKGEAVMLAATFTFAFQNVVAKTVEKGVPPMQVVFVRSCISGCVTAFTTWRRAAECNAIVREADAETTGGETRASASSGEDLRDSRFTIETLLGHRRFWRLCLLRGVAGSIAFSLAYVSLTYLTVGDSVAIFFLNPIFSSLMAIPALGEKPSAVQAVAIGGGLVGTLLIVKPPALFHALGAPLNDDDRRRDRPMDPVGVAVTLFSAFFCAVAMVSIRAVRGRVSALALAVWFHGCSAALGFVSVTSAWPLPPVWPTAHEWGLLILISLTSFVGQLSLNYGYSHLPTLTASALYYLMVAWSALLGWAMMGERVDAYGALGAVAICVGGLAPGVHKARVERAARAKRAMNGADGG
- a CDS encoding predicted protein, with product MSGPAPASARRVAPAAPPRAFPSSRPRRAGPRAPRTRARVVPPNKEWPPADVWEDFRKNVTGEWTGHAVALGPTGDIVPLPDEYVPSSFKEYGVGVNQWSTRATTAYDGDGGIDAVDSFSTTTRYLWPEAGCEFGKEDVAVTRGGDDRLMAGAQMGKMCVVDGDYAHGPLVLPPCEHGSRVKFQFGFSQRTRPADETSSNGPIKLTLDKKDDMKGGDREPDPKPARRIRVEVTVEAKPGEKRDWRLAKVELVSEARTDANGTVLGSNPRAPEHSPRLGEDDIATGEWRAVQGATFLTCESLLDDEAFDLSFDDEPSRLSSQSSDDTSTSDGFDGQSSDDTSTSDDERMRVRVGSGKGRAGRGRVKKGKGGEKVGEEKGGGEDSRELVTPTVVKSAAELEAERKERRRNRPPPQGLIVVPTWAVSAKGPFSSAYEYLVGGKSPLVLLPMRMWCLVESVGRDELLVEVGVYAGPGGLDEDWHDLALTEGGGSEPRRVAARRYERGGRFASAFFVEESRMTKAELEQEKGEGEGGNPLYF
- a CDS encoding predicted protein, with the translated sequence YFLVHNIAKKHNVGTIARCATAFGVRSVVLIGAKSYNTFGCKGSSNHVDFVHYPTLSDARVGLMERMGVTKILGVEICDGAVPIETHPFAQNTAFIAGNEGDGLTKQQKAICDGFVYIRQHGVGTASLNVAVASALVMHHFALWAGYRERAREGEKYVVGERKMRTSKRGVIGDDPDEVRRRRAAAREAAARDGDGDGDGDGDG